GAAGGGGAGACAGATTCAAAGTCCCTCGCCGAAGCGGAGATGGGTTTGGGGAGAGGTCTCGATTTTACCCTAAACCCGCTGAGCAATCACGGCATAAAAGGGATCGCCCCCTGCAACACCAAGCATTTGCAAGAAGCTGGGTACTTGTGCCCGTCGAGCGATCGCTTCTGGTTCCGAAAATCCAGGTATAGATGTGAAGTAGCGCTTCACCAGTTCTACCCGGTACTCCTCTGAGTTATCTCGCCAAGCCTGAATTGCCTTTTGGTAAAACATGCGATTAGAAAAACTGACGATCGCAATGCCTCCGGGCTTGAGAACGCGATGAATCTCAGTGAAGATCGCTTCGGGATACTGCAAGTACTGCACAGAAACCGTATTGAGCACCGCATCAAACGATTGGTCGGGTAGCGGCAGTTTCGGTTCCTGGTTGAGGTCTTGGGTAAAGCAGTGATTCAGGCGGGGATTGCGGGCTAACTCTTCGGCGTTGAGTCCATGCCCCTCGACGTGAGCAAATTCGATCTCATCCGGTAGATGGGAAACCCAACTGCTCATCAAATCCAAGATGCGCGTCTGAGGCTTCAACCGTTCGCGATACAAATCGGTGAGCTGCTGGATGAATCCTTCGTCTACGTGAGTGACAAAACG
This region of Trichocoleus desertorum NBK24 genomic DNA includes:
- a CDS encoding class I SAM-dependent methyltransferase — its product is MPLQPSDRTKLDPTEDTVFYGLPRFVTHVDEGFIQQLTDLYRERLKPQTRILDLMSSWVSHLPDEIEFAHVEGHGLNAEELARNPRLNHCFTQDLNQEPKLPLPDQSFDAVLNTVSVQYLQYPEAIFTEIHRVLKPGGIAIVSFSNRMFYQKAIQAWRDNSEEYRVELVKRYFTSIPGFSEPEAIARRAQVPSFLQMLGVAGGDPFYAVIAQRV